The Akkermansia muciniphila genome contains a region encoding:
- a CDS encoding biotin/lipoyl-containing protein encodes MAITIEMPRLSDSMHEGIVLRWVKKIGDFVEVGDHLADIETDKAHVELQACEDGTLTEILVPEGGSAAVGAPIALLQSEFGAASCDCPPCPPVKCSPLAAKLAAEAGLNPGTLKGTGPHGKIMAADVRAAIRPASGPARRVQTPLAPRDTRHATRVDNFYLYSLEANMAYLAAISTPIAVQCEKLIGGRYSLFDYVVRAAVKACISEPEWLAGDAAAELLMVLDKGEKYVFIENASGKTIYNIAMERLAAPAAGPPPTGSISPNILLCDSGVNVEAQRTVLPEMPHSIISIGGTTPKTGIEAGRPVSKLILPVTLYVNANILPECKASKIAAEFKTLLENPVLLLL; translated from the coding sequence ATGGCTATTACCATTGAAATGCCCCGCCTGTCCGACTCCATGCATGAAGGCATCGTCCTGAGATGGGTCAAAAAGATAGGAGACTTCGTAGAAGTCGGCGACCATTTGGCCGACATTGAGACGGACAAGGCCCACGTGGAGCTCCAGGCATGCGAGGACGGAACCCTGACGGAAATCCTGGTGCCGGAAGGCGGTTCCGCCGCCGTGGGCGCGCCCATTGCGCTGCTTCAGTCGGAATTCGGCGCGGCCTCCTGCGACTGCCCGCCGTGCCCTCCCGTCAAATGCAGTCCGCTGGCCGCCAAACTGGCCGCGGAAGCAGGGCTGAATCCCGGTACCCTGAAAGGCACCGGCCCGCACGGCAAAATCATGGCCGCGGACGTGCGCGCCGCCATACGCCCCGCAAGCGGCCCGGCCCGCCGGGTGCAGACCCCGCTGGCACCCAGGGATACGCGCCACGCCACACGCGTGGACAACTTCTACCTGTACTCCCTGGAGGCCAATATGGCCTATTTGGCCGCCATCAGCACGCCCATCGCCGTCCAGTGTGAAAAACTCATCGGCGGCCGCTACAGCCTCTTTGACTACGTGGTGCGCGCTGCGGTGAAAGCGTGCATCAGCGAGCCGGAATGGCTGGCGGGAGACGCCGCAGCGGAACTGCTCATGGTGCTGGACAAGGGAGAAAAATACGTCTTCATTGAAAACGCCTCCGGTAAGACGATTTACAACATCGCCATGGAACGGCTGGCCGCCCCTGCCGCAGGACCGCCCCCCACGGGCAGCATTTCCCCGAACATTCTGCTCTGCGACAGCGGCGTGAACGTGGAAGCACAGCGCACCGTGCTCCCGGAAATGCCCCACAGCATCATCAGCATCGGCGGCACCACGCCCAAGACGGGCATAGAAGCGGGACGTCCCGTCTCCAAGCTCATCCTTCCCGTCACGCTGTACGTGAACGCCAACATCCTGCCGGAATGCAAGGCGTCCAAGATCGCCGCAGAATTCAAGACCCTGCTGGAAAATCCGGTCCTGCTTCTCCTGTAG
- the nagA gene encoding N-acetylglucosamine-6-phosphate deacetylase, with protein sequence MKTLIKNARIISPGIDLPGAAVEIEGKTITAVYPAGSELPAADKVVDAEGKMLLPGFIDIHSHGAGGCDTCDAKLESLRTIAECKMKEGVTSWLPTTLTLSPKVLEDVCASVAEYMKNQEFAKTPGIHLEGPFINPKCCGAQNPAFVRQPDYDEVANLDSIAKVLLVSLAPEMPGAVEFIEKATANGIRCSAGHSAATHADFNKAKSAGLVHLTHYCNQMSPLHHREIGLVGSGLLDREIKIEIICDTIHLCADMLKTVFKNKETDQMMITDSLACSWMPDGPGDLGGLPIIVKDGVARLQESGALAGSTLKYAHGLKNVHRLTGKPLSELVKATSWNQAQSLGLEGLGKIAPGFTADMVLLDDDFNTSRVFIDGVEKYSA encoded by the coding sequence ATGAAAACACTCATTAAAAACGCACGCATCATCTCCCCCGGCATTGACCTGCCCGGGGCTGCCGTGGAAATCGAAGGCAAGACCATCACCGCCGTCTACCCCGCCGGGAGCGAGCTCCCCGCCGCGGACAAGGTGGTGGACGCGGAAGGGAAAATGCTCCTTCCCGGTTTTATTGACATCCACAGCCACGGCGCCGGCGGTTGCGACACCTGTGACGCCAAGCTGGAAAGCCTTCGCACCATTGCGGAATGCAAGATGAAGGAAGGCGTCACCTCCTGGCTGCCCACCACGCTCACGCTGTCTCCCAAGGTACTGGAAGACGTGTGCGCCTCCGTGGCGGAATACATGAAGAACCAGGAGTTCGCCAAGACGCCCGGCATCCACCTGGAAGGGCCGTTCATCAATCCCAAGTGCTGCGGCGCCCAGAACCCCGCCTTCGTGCGCCAGCCGGATTATGATGAAGTAGCCAACCTGGACTCCATTGCCAAGGTTCTGCTGGTCTCCCTGGCGCCGGAAATGCCCGGAGCCGTGGAATTCATTGAAAAGGCCACCGCCAACGGCATCCGCTGCTCCGCGGGCCACAGTGCCGCCACCCATGCGGACTTCAACAAGGCCAAATCCGCGGGCCTCGTGCACCTGACCCACTACTGCAACCAGATGTCTCCCCTGCACCACCGTGAAATCGGCCTGGTGGGCTCCGGCCTGCTGGACAGGGAAATCAAGATTGAAATCATCTGCGACACCATCCACCTCTGCGCGGACATGCTCAAGACCGTGTTCAAGAACAAGGAAACGGACCAGATGATGATTACGGACTCCCTGGCCTGCTCCTGGATGCCGGACGGCCCCGGGGACCTGGGCGGCCTGCCCATCATCGTGAAAGACGGCGTGGCGCGCCTTCAGGAATCCGGCGCCCTGGCCGGCAGCACCCTCAAATACGCCCACGGCCTGAAAAACGTGCACCGCCTGACCGGCAAGCCCCTCAGCGAACTGGTGAAGGCCACCTCCTGGAACCAGGCGCAGTCCCTGGGCCTGGAAGGCCTGGGCAAGATCGCCCCCGGCTTCACCGCTGACATGGTTCTGCTGGACGATGACTTCAACACCTCCCGGGTGTTCATCGACGGCGTGGAAAAATACAGCGCGTAA
- a CDS encoding PEP-CTERM sorting domain-containing protein, producing MKKTFPVIASILALAGSAHAAIVFDYQANPQTASDLYRPDVTGALLISQTFTGVSSQKTGSNYVNSFLSPNANVGTGTPWSVTLSFTVTETVTVDSIALNLFTFNASNAIQNNDRGGAYTFDLKQNGDVLASCSNSNLTYAGTQDGTAGSSQQASVDTLGQRGGSSGVREEGMLDKAVVLSTGNTYTIEISLNRGSETQGYFVGLGALELNTVPEPATASLGLLGVAALMMRRRRL from the coding sequence ATGAAGAAAACATTCCCTGTCATTGCTTCTATTCTTGCGCTTGCCGGTTCAGCCCATGCGGCTATCGTGTTTGACTATCAGGCGAATCCCCAGACGGCATCTGATCTTTATCGGCCTGACGTTACCGGTGCTCTTCTGATTAGCCAGACATTTACCGGAGTCTCCTCTCAAAAGACAGGTTCCAACTACGTTAATTCCTTTCTGAGCCCCAATGCGAATGTCGGCACCGGAACTCCATGGAGCGTCACTTTGTCCTTCACCGTGACGGAAACCGTCACCGTGGATTCCATTGCGCTTAATCTTTTTACGTTCAATGCTTCCAATGCGATTCAGAATAATGACCGCGGAGGTGCCTATACTTTTGATCTAAAGCAGAATGGAGATGTTCTGGCCAGTTGCTCTAATTCCAACCTGACTTATGCGGGTACGCAGGATGGCACGGCCGGCAGCTCTCAACAAGCCAGTGTAGATACGCTGGGGCAACGTGGAGGTTCTTCCGGCGTTCGTGAGGAAGGCATGCTGGACAAGGCGGTGGTTCTGTCTACCGGTAATACCTATACCATTGAAATTTCCCTGAACAGAGGTTCGGAAACGCAGGGATATTTTGTTGGGCTGGGAGCCCTTGAATTGAATACGGTTCCTGAACCGGCCACAGCTTCCCTCGGTCTTCTGGGGGTGGCTGCGCTGATGATGCGCCGCCGCAGACTTTAA
- a CDS encoding carbon starvation CstA family protein, whose product MNGYCYFILGILILAAGYFTYGRVLEKIFRPDASRQTPAVACTDGVDYVVMPRWRVFLIQLLNIAGLGPIFGAVMGVLYGPAALLWIIIGCIFGGMVHDYFSGMISLRHKGENLPEILGRYLGSQAQWISRAVCIVFSVLVGVVFAVGPAAILAPMTGWSVSAWVWIIFGYYFLATILPIQAIMGKVYPLFSVALIIMVAGILGVMLLAPFADFMPYWMHIPRMEVLPDLDFFHNRHPADFPLFPVMFITIACGAVSGFHATQSPLMARCLKTEREGLPVFGGAMITEGIIAFIWAAAALTFYGSPEALGMATANGKAPALAIQMISESWMGHAGSILVMIGVVILPISTGDGALRVTRLMIADCFKLNQEQLGRRLMIAIPLFAAAIAVSSMDYAIIWQYFGWANQLLAAATLWAVSIYLRSRNLCYWTAAVPAAFLSLVVLQYLFSSPEMCGFSYEASLIASVLLVAVLGVLCLFRGSGLEKAEEPNL is encoded by the coding sequence ATGAACGGTTACTGCTACTTCATCCTGGGGATATTGATCCTGGCGGCCGGTTATTTCACCTACGGACGGGTGCTGGAAAAGATTTTCCGGCCGGACGCCTCCCGGCAGACTCCCGCCGTGGCCTGCACGGACGGAGTGGATTATGTGGTGATGCCGCGCTGGCGCGTGTTCCTGATCCAGCTGCTGAATATTGCGGGGCTGGGCCCTATCTTCGGCGCCGTCATGGGCGTGCTGTACGGTCCGGCCGCACTCCTGTGGATTATCATCGGCTGTATCTTCGGCGGCATGGTGCACGATTATTTTTCCGGCATGATATCCCTGCGCCACAAGGGGGAGAACCTGCCGGAAATCCTGGGCCGCTACCTGGGCAGCCAGGCCCAGTGGATCAGCCGCGCCGTCTGCATCGTGTTCAGCGTGCTGGTGGGCGTGGTCTTCGCCGTGGGTCCCGCCGCCATCCTGGCCCCCATGACGGGCTGGAGCGTTTCAGCATGGGTGTGGATCATCTTCGGCTACTATTTTCTGGCCACCATCCTCCCCATCCAGGCCATCATGGGAAAGGTATACCCCCTTTTCTCCGTAGCCCTGATTATCATGGTCGCGGGAATTCTGGGCGTGATGCTTCTGGCGCCCTTTGCGGATTTCATGCCGTACTGGATGCACATCCCCCGCATGGAAGTGCTTCCGGACCTGGACTTTTTCCATAACCGCCATCCGGCGGATTTCCCGCTGTTCCCCGTCATGTTCATCACCATCGCCTGCGGAGCGGTGAGCGGCTTTCATGCCACGCAGTCCCCGCTGATGGCGCGGTGCCTGAAGACGGAGCGGGAAGGGCTGCCCGTCTTCGGAGGCGCCATGATTACGGAAGGAATCATCGCCTTTATCTGGGCCGCCGCTGCGCTGACGTTCTACGGCTCCCCGGAAGCCCTGGGAATGGCTACGGCCAACGGAAAGGCCCCGGCGCTGGCCATCCAGATGATTTCCGAATCCTGGATGGGCCACGCAGGCTCCATCCTGGTGATGATCGGCGTAGTGATTCTCCCCATCAGCACGGGGGACGGCGCCCTGCGGGTTACGCGCCTGATGATCGCGGACTGCTTCAAGCTGAACCAGGAACAACTGGGCCGCCGCCTGATGATCGCCATTCCCCTCTTTGCCGCCGCCATCGCCGTGAGCAGCATGGACTACGCCATCATCTGGCAGTACTTCGGCTGGGCCAACCAGCTCCTGGCCGCCGCCACGCTCTGGGCCGTTTCCATTTACCTGCGCAGCAGGAACCTCTGCTACTGGACCGCTGCCGTTCCCGCCGCCTTCCTGAGCCTGGTAGTGCTCCAGTACCTGTTTTCCAGCCCGGAAATGTGCGGGTTCAGCTATGAGGCCTCCCTGATCGCCAGCGTGCTGCTGGTGGCCGTCCTGGGCGTGCTCTGCCTGTTCCGCGGCTCCGGACTGGAAAAAGCGGAAGAACCCAACCTGTGA
- a CDS encoding peptidylprolyl isomerase yields MKKYLTLLLCSLCALAGFSAAADSTAGLKDVNIVISTTKGDIELALYPSKAPVTVANFLNLINRGYYKGITFHRVIPDFMIQGGDPTGTGMGGPGYSFEDEFSPSLKHDGPGVLSMANAGPGTNGSQFFITHVATPHLDGRHTIFGKVLKGQNIVNSIVRGDKIKDIRILDKTAAAAVLKAEAARVAQWNKTLDAAK; encoded by the coding sequence ATGAAAAAGTACCTTACCCTTCTGTTGTGCTCCCTGTGCGCTCTGGCGGGATTTTCCGCAGCTGCGGACTCCACTGCCGGCCTCAAGGACGTGAACATCGTCATCTCCACCACCAAGGGAGACATTGAACTGGCGCTTTATCCCTCCAAGGCGCCCGTCACCGTAGCCAACTTCCTGAACCTCATCAACAGGGGCTACTACAAGGGAATTACATTCCACCGCGTGATTCCGGATTTCATGATCCAGGGCGGCGATCCCACCGGCACGGGCATGGGCGGTCCCGGCTACAGCTTTGAAGACGAGTTTTCCCCGTCCCTCAAGCATGACGGCCCCGGCGTGCTCTCCATGGCAAACGCGGGCCCCGGCACCAACGGCTCCCAGTTCTTCATCACCCACGTCGCCACGCCCCACCTGGACGGACGCCACACCATCTTCGGCAAGGTGCTGAAAGGCCAGAACATCGTCAACTCCATCGTCCGCGGAGACAAGATCAAGGACATCCGTATTCTGGACAAAACCGCCGCGGCCGCCGTGCTGAAGGCGGAAGCCGCCCGCGTGGCCCAGTGGAACAAGACGCTGGACGCCGCCAAATAA
- a CDS encoding PEP-CTERM sorting domain-containing protein, with the protein MKKTLIIIASLALGTAVSQAAVLCSTTFNRTGTSLDTVTVNTTSDVGLTSSTSISSGDFSKSSTGNDLLASGSIPASVFSPNANVGGTGNNTWSVSFTFTNTGSQDMVISSIDLSVIGFTGAGAAQNGGGGVANNDYVGGYDGNFNKPVDMTLSIDGQADQTLAYNGSTAANGTTGAWTGIHTGSFNYNDFLLKAGESLTITITASNNSAYNKGCFAGLTGIQINGELLVPEPATASLGLLGLAVLMMRRRRV; encoded by the coding sequence ATGAAGAAAACATTGATAATCATTGCTTCCCTGGCTTTAGGAACGGCGGTTTCCCAGGCTGCGGTGCTGTGTTCCACTACTTTTAACCGGACCGGCACTTCCCTGGATACCGTTACAGTGAACACGACATCCGATGTGGGACTTACCTCTTCCACCTCCATCAGTTCCGGAGACTTCAGCAAGAGTTCCACGGGCAATGACCTGCTGGCTTCAGGCTCCATTCCGGCGTCCGTGTTTTCTCCCAATGCCAATGTGGGGGGTACGGGGAACAATACGTGGAGTGTTTCCTTCACGTTCACCAACACCGGTTCCCAGGATATGGTGATTTCTTCCATTGACCTGTCCGTGATCGGGTTCACGGGGGCGGGAGCAGCCCAGAATGGCGGCGGCGGTGTGGCCAATAATGATTATGTGGGCGGATACGACGGCAATTTCAACAAGCCTGTCGATATGACTCTCTCCATTGACGGGCAGGCTGACCAGACCCTGGCTTATAACGGGTCCACGGCTGCCAACGGCACCACCGGCGCATGGACCGGCATTCATACGGGAAGCTTCAATTACAACGACTTTCTGCTGAAAGCCGGGGAATCTCTGACCATCACCATTACGGCTTCCAACAACAGCGCTTATAACAAGGGCTGCTTTGCCGGGCTCACCGGAATCCAGATTAACGGTGAACTGCTGGTTCCTGAACCTGCCACGGCTTCCCTGGGTCTTCTGGGGCTGGCCGTTCTGATGATGCGCCGCCGCAGAGTCTGA
- a CDS encoding MFS transporter, translating to MSHSPHTPGHVSKVPWGAFWRLVLIQAQNSFNEKGAQFLLIPLGVWLYGTQGDLEYPLGAIIVLPFILFSPFVGWLSDRFCKARIIQSMAVLQICVLAGMYWSLRTHNLHGAILWFCVFAVQATIFSPSKKGIVKDIVGTSRMGFASGIVEMASILSLLIGQIGVFVWFRYLLEPSTDTVWHHWLGTDFFRWFDAWLKPSGLNDGWYAASFPCLVFLLLAIPVAISSFTLPRYAPEGFRPFSWSLFYEHFHQLGKLWKNRNLRVSEMGIGYFWFFGGTVMLMTIQMAKEISGGSDDFSSVGAMLMAWMSGGTVLGGIIASVICRRHIRMNVSVTGGALMAASCVALSTVSMTSHIFYALLMAAGISAALFLVPLNAFFQDRADNDKRGDMIAAGNLVDCVLGLLAVGFQYAMMLVIPPSWQFVVMGILSLGMAWLIFRFSRVIHRSR from the coding sequence ATGAGCCATTCCCCCCATACGCCCGGACACGTCAGCAAAGTTCCATGGGGAGCCTTCTGGCGGCTGGTGCTGATCCAGGCGCAAAACTCCTTTAATGAAAAAGGGGCGCAATTCCTGCTGATTCCGCTGGGCGTGTGGCTGTACGGCACCCAGGGAGACCTGGAATATCCGCTGGGGGCCATCATCGTGCTGCCCTTCATCCTGTTCTCCCCGTTCGTCGGCTGGCTTTCGGACCGCTTCTGCAAGGCGCGCATCATCCAATCCATGGCCGTGCTCCAGATATGCGTGCTGGCGGGCATGTACTGGAGCCTGCGCACCCACAACCTGCACGGGGCCATCCTGTGGTTCTGCGTTTTTGCGGTGCAGGCCACCATCTTCAGCCCTTCCAAGAAGGGCATTGTCAAGGACATCGTGGGCACCTCCCGCATGGGGTTCGCCAGCGGCATTGTGGAAATGGCCTCCATCCTCAGCCTGCTCATCGGCCAGATTGGCGTATTCGTCTGGTTCCGCTACCTGCTGGAACCTTCCACGGACACAGTCTGGCACCACTGGCTGGGAACGGATTTCTTCCGGTGGTTTGACGCATGGCTGAAACCCTCCGGGCTTAATGACGGCTGGTATGCCGCCTCCTTCCCGTGCCTGGTGTTCCTGCTCCTGGCCATTCCGGTGGCCATCTCCAGCTTCACCCTGCCCCGGTACGCTCCGGAAGGATTCCGGCCTTTCTCCTGGTCCCTGTTTTACGAGCACTTCCACCAGCTGGGCAAGCTGTGGAAAAACCGGAACCTGCGCGTCAGTGAAATGGGCATCGGCTATTTCTGGTTCTTCGGCGGCACGGTCATGCTGATGACTATCCAGATGGCCAAGGAAATCTCCGGAGGCAGTGACGACTTCAGCTCCGTGGGTGCCATGCTGATGGCCTGGATGAGCGGGGGGACGGTGCTGGGCGGCATCATTGCCTCCGTCATCTGCCGCCGCCACATCCGGATGAACGTCTCCGTGACAGGAGGCGCGCTGATGGCGGCCAGCTGCGTGGCCCTGTCCACGGTTTCCATGACCTCCCACATCTTTTACGCCCTGCTGATGGCGGCGGGCATTTCCGCAGCCCTGTTCCTGGTGCCGCTGAACGCCTTTTTCCAGGACCGGGCGGACAATGACAAGCGGGGGGACATGATTGCCGCAGGCAACCTGGTGGACTGCGTGCTGGGCCTGCTGGCCGTCGGATTCCAATACGCCATGATGCTGGTGATTCCCCCTTCCTGGCAATTCGTCGTCATGGGAATCCTGAGCCTGGGCATGGCCTGGCTTATCTTCCGTTTTTCCCGCGTCATTCATAGATCAAGGTAA